The window ACTTcccggccggggcggcggggacggGGTCTTAACTGGAAACTTTGATCGATGCCGGCCCTTCCCAGGCATGCTGAAGGGGTGGAGATGGCGGCCTGAGCAAGGGAGGCCCAGAGCCCTCTGGAAACGTGccaggggtgaggggtggagggTAAAAGGCTCGAGGATCGAGGGGCTCGGGGTTGGCCGCCCTGCGCCCTCGTCCTGCCCGCCCGTCTGGGAATATCTGGGGCGGGGGCGTCGGGCGGTGTTTGCCTCTGGGGCAGACGCCGCCAGGTGTAAGCTGCTCGTCTAGGCCTGTCTCTGCCGGCTGgccggtgtgggcgctgtccgtACCCTGCCTGGGGGCTAACTTCCTCCTCCTGAGTGTTAAGATTGGGGTGCTTCCAATCCTGGCCAAGGTGGAAGGCAGTTCCCACTGCTGTTTTCGAGTCTTCACTGCTGCCTGCACCCTGTGACTGACTCCTGGCTTACTCCGTGTACATTGCTTGACACGCACAAATGCTTTCCTCTTTCCAACCTGGGGATTCTTAATGAAGAAATACAAAGGTGCTGGCTGAATCTAGCCTCTACCTGGGGAGGGTCCTGGAGAAAAGCTGGGTGGGTGCATTGTTCTGTCAACCTGAAGTTGTAAAGTGACATAGAATTggcaggggcgggggtgggggtggtggtggggatctGTTAATCTGTGCTTATACCGGTCTTTCAGCTAGGTTggggcttggggagggggtgCCGGGCAGCCTCTGGAGTGCCACCCCCTCTAAAAGCAAACAGCTCAGTGCCAGCCGGTCGATGGGTGTGGGTCAAAGCTCATGCTATCTCTGGTGTCCAAGTGTGGAGTTGTGTCCTTGGAGTTTCGCTGCCCCTGGGTTGGTCGGACCAGGAGGCGGGGCTGCTGTTGACCATGAGCCTCCTGTCCCTCAGGCAGGCCTGGGCCTCCCCCACCTGTCTGAGGGCGGTGCCTGGCCTGGGACTGGTTTAACCTGCTTTACCCCGCCTCTTCCCACCTGCTTCTCCCACTCCACCAGGTGTTTGCTCTGGCCCCACTCCAAGCTCCTGGAGTGTGTGTGATGGGGGCTTGGGCTATGTGCGAGTGCCCTCATTCGGCCTGGAGAAGGTGACAGTGGACTGGGATAGGGATAGGGGTGTGTGTAGGAAGTTAGGCCACAAAACCAGGCCCACTAGGTGTGGCCTCCTCCCCAAGCCGGGTAGGGCTGAACATCTGGAGGAACCAGCTTTGCAGCCTGAGTCCTCCCTCCTCctatcctccccacccccctttactgcctgtctgtgagtctgagTCTCCTCACTCCCTGTCCCCAGTTCTCACAGCTGGTGAGCGGGGATGTGGCCCAGCTGGGCGGGGGCCCCTACGTGCTCTGCACTGATGGGCAGCAGCTGTTGCGACAAGTCCTGCACCCCGAGGCTTCCAGGAAGGTATGCCACCAAAGGCACAGTGGTGGTTGGGGTCCCAAGATTCCCACTGTAGGGGTGTCCAACACACCTCAGTTCCCTCATTCATCCCCACTCCATGTGTCCCCAGAACCTGGTGCTCCCCGACATCTTCTTCTCCTTCTACGACCTCCGCAGAGAGTTCCATATGCAGCACCCAAGCACCTGCTCTGCCAGGGACCTCACAGTGGCCACCATGGCACAGGGTATCTCATGACTCAGCTCAAGTGGAGGGTGGCTGTGGGCTGTATGTGAGCATGAGCATGCTGCTAGATGGGTTGCAGACGTGCGCTATCTGCTGAGTCCTTGACTGTGCCCAGGGCTATGTCTATGCTGGACTGCATTTGGAATGTGAGTGTATTTCTGTATTTGGGCTGGGGGCCTGTAAAGTGCATGTTGGGGATTCTTCATGTGTTTAAGAAAGAGACCTGAGggaccgggaatatggcctagtggcaagccctgggttcgattccccagcaccacatatatagaaaaggtcaagtggtgctgtggctcaagtggcagagtgctagccttgagcaaaaaaagaagccatggacagtgctcaggccctgagttcaaggcccaggactggcaaaaaaagaaaaaaaaaagagacctggGCCCAGGTTGAACATGGTTAGTACTCATGCCAGAAGCCCTCAGGGCCTCTTAAGCTGGGATTTCTTTATTGCCACTTCCCTACCCATAGACTTGGGACTAGAGACAGATGCCACAGAGGATGACTTTGGCGTCTGGGAAGTGAAGACAATGGTAGCTGTCATCCTCCACCTGCTTGAAGGGCCCAATGGTAAGTTTCCCTCACTTGGCCTCTTACCTGCTGTCAGGCCTATTCCTTCTTCAAAGTTCCCTTGCCACACTGggcgctagctactcaggagagtgagatctgagaattgtggttcaaagccagcgtgggcaggaaagtccatgagactcttatttccatttaaccagaaaactggaagtggagctatggctcaaagcagtagagtgttggccttgagcagaaaagctcccaGACCCCTTCCCTAAGCCAACACAGGGGAGACACCCCATTATCACCTCATTCCCCTCACCTGTCCTCTTTTTGCAGAGCTTGGTGGGGagaaccccctcccctccaccagaCCCTGCTGACCCCCATGCCATCTCCTCTCAGGTCATTTGTTTTCAAAACCCGAGGTGGTAAAGCAGAAATATGAGACGGGGCCTTGGTGAGTATGGGAGCAGGGGCGGGGGTGACAACAGCTGGACAGCTCTGACCCCATGCCCTGCCTACCCCCACAGCAGCAAGGCTGATGTGGTGGACAGTGAGACTGTGGTCCGGGCCCGTGGGTTGCCCTGGCAGTCCTCAGACCAGGATGTGGCTCGCTTCTTCCAAGGGCTCAACATTGCCAGGTGGGTGTGACAGGGTGGGAGGGCCATCAGGACAGACCCACCCCCGGAGGCACTAACAGTGCTGGCTCCACAGGGGTGGTGTAGCACTCTGCCTCAACGCCCAGGGCCGCAGAAATGGCGAGGCCCTCATCCGATTTGTGGACAGCGAGCAGCGGGACCTAGCACTGCAGAGACACAAACATCACATGGGCATCCGCTATATTGAGGTGGGGGCTTTTCCCCAGGAGTGGAGCAGGGCAAAGCTGAGTCAGGCCTGAGACCCATGGGCTGTTTCCTTTATGCTTCCAGGTATATAAAGCCACAGGAGAGGAGTTTGTAAAGATTGCAGGAGGTGAGTGTGCCTTTGCTTCTTGACCTCTATCCTATTTGTACCACCTCTGTCTCTGCTCCCAGCTGAGCACGTGTTCAACTCCCACCATGACTTCCATTCCCTCTGCAGGCACATCACTAGAGGTGGCTCGTTTCCTGTCACAGGAAGACCAAGTGATCCTGAGGCTGCGGGGACTGCCCTTCTCAGCTGGGCCAACCGATGTGCTAGGGTTCCTAGGGCCTGAGTGCCCAGTAACTGGAGGCACCGAGGGGCTGCTCTTTGTGCGCCACCCAGATGGCAGGCCAACTGGGGATGCCTTTGCTCTCTTTGCCTGTGAGGAGCTGGCACAGGCTGCACTGCGCAAGCATAAGGGCATGCTGGGTAAGCGATATATCGAACTCTTCCGGAGCACCGCAGCGGAGGTGCAGCAGGTAAGTGCCCCTGGCTCctggccctcccccaccccacaagcTGCTTCCATAGGGTGAAGCTTCAGTTCCCTGTGCTTCTTGGTGTGAAAAGCCCACTGCCTTTCTCATTAGGTTCTAAACCGCTATGCATCCAGCCCACTTCTTCCCACACTTACTGCTCCACTGCTGCCCATCCCCTTTCCACTGGCAGTTGGCACTGGAAGGGACTGTGTACGCCTTCGAGGCCTACCCTACACAGCCACCATCGAAGACATATTGATCTTTCTGGGGGATGCAGCGGCTGACATACGGCCTCATGGTGTGCACATGGTACTTAACCAACAGGTGAGGCTGCTACTGGGAGGGGAACACACATGCTCTTGCACAAAACAGATTGCTTACAAGAGGGTATGCACAGGGCCGGCCAAGTGGCGATGCCTTCATCCAGATGACATCAGCAGAGCGTGCCCTAGCTGCTGCTCAGCGTTGCCACAAGAAGGTGATGAAGGAACGCTATGTGGAGGTCGTCCCCTGCTCCACAGAGGAGATGAGCCGTGTGCTGATGGGGGGCACCTTGGGTCGCAGTGGCATGTCCCCTCCACCCTGCAAACTGCCCTGTGAGTGCTCCAGGGTCTGGCAAAGGCACATGAAGGCCAGGGGTTTTAGGCTGCCTCTTCCTACAGTGGGGGCTCCCTCTTGGGTAGTCCTGGGCTCCCTGCAGATGCACCTTCTACTTACCTCTAGGCCTCTCGCCACCCACCTACGCCGCCTTCCAGGCCACCCCAGCCCTCATTCCCACTGAGACGGCAGCTCTGTATTCCTCTTCAGCACTGCTCCCAGCTGCCAGGGTGCCTGCTGCCCCCACTCCTGTTGCCTACTACCCAGGACCAGCCACTCAACTCTACATGAACTACACAGCCTACTACCCCAGGTACCCTGCTGTCAGAACCCCACAGACATGCTATACCCATCTGGATAATGCAGTCTTGGACTTTGTTCTGAGATGACAAGAAGTATATAGGTGGCTGATTGATGTTACCTATATACAAGTTGGAGGCAGGGGTTTTAGGGTGAAGGAAGAACTAAACACAAGACAGAGgcaagggaggagagaggcaggTCTTGATCTAGGCCACTACTAAACTCCTGTCCCTCCCATCTTAGCCCCCCAGTCTCCCCTACCACCATGGGCTACCTTGCCACCCCCACTGCTGCTCTGGCCTCTACTCCCACTTCAGTGTTGTCTCAGCCAGGGGCCTTGGTCCGCATGCAGGGTGTCCCATACACAGCTGGTATGAAGGATCTGCTCAGTGTCTTCCAGGCCTACCAGGTGAGATTATGTGGCTGGAGGGCTTGAAGGCTTGGGTGAGCCTGGAGCAGCATACCCTAAATTTGTGTTCCTCCACAGCTGGCCCCTGATGACTACACCACTCTGATGCCGGTTGGTGATCCACCACGTACTGTGTTACAAACCCCCAAGGAGTGGGTGTGTTTGTAGGAGGAAGCCAATAAATAAGAGCTGATCTCCGCAGCTAAGATGCCTCTCCTGGGTCCAGAGCATCCTCAGCCTGATGGCTTCCTTCTAGCTTGTCAAAGCTCTCAGATGGCATACTAAGAAGCTCAAGCCCAAATCCATCTTCTGTATATTTCCCTACCTATTCACCCAAGATGATGGCTGAGGGTGGAATGGGGCTGCCCTGCTTCCAGTGGCATGCCTAGGCCTCCTGACAGGCCTGTACCCACACACACTGTGGGACTAACAGGAACACAATGGGCTTGTGCTTCTTTAACATGTAAGCCCTAGTAACATGGATGTAAGACTAATGGGGGGACCAAAGGTCCATTTGAACCTCCAGAATAGAGATCTCAAGGCTCTCTATTCCACTTCCTGtcctgtgagggcaggaaagaagagaggggcaGACCTTGCCCTCAGGATACTTGGGTGTCAGCAACCACAATGTgccaggggtggccccacctaaGAATGCTAGCCCCACTCCAGCACAAGGAACGTAGAGAGCAAAACACTAAGCTATTCTGGACTACTCTGCACTGTCTTCAGAGAACACTAGGGGGCAGGAGCCCTCTTCCAGACAAAAACTCAGGCATGAATTTGAAAAGACAACTTTCTTGCAACACCTTGGGAAGGCCAGTTGTCCAGTGCCAAGCAAACATAATGGCCTGTCCTTTGTACCCATTATAGGGTCAGAACTGAAGCCTCAAGGAATTTGGAACCCTGTCCTCTCTGTAAAATGAACAAAAGTTCCTGACCAAGTGGACTTTAAAAGCTGCAGCGTCCTAAGCTTTGGCCTGAGAGTGAAAGGCTCCATAACGACCTCCAGCAGAGAAAAACTCAAGACTGCAAGAGGACTGTCAATCTGTCGCCGTTTATTATTTCAGCACTAAAACTGAGGAAGAGCCTGAACTAGTGGCTCTTTTTCCCTTTATATTTGTGGAAAGGAGCACTGCACTCCTATAAGAgggttttaaaatacaaaatgtacaAGAAAACACAATCCCAAGTGCTGTAAACGTAACTGAGAGCCAGTTTCTTTACTAAGCATCCATTTTATAAAACACAAGGTTTCAACTTATGCCCATCTTGAGTCATAAAGGTAATCAACCATCTTGCCAGGGGGTTGGAGGGTGTGGGCTGTACCCTGGGCAGCAGCACCACATGCGAACCCAAAGCATCTCTTCCTTACATAGTTGTTTTCAGCCATGTTTCTAATATATCTAATAGGCAGAATGTTGCTTGCTCTATTCCTCAACCCAAGACTTAGCACAGGTTTGAGAGAGATGTGTGCTAGCACATGCCCAGTTACTCAGTGCTGCTACTAAAAATCAATTTGCATAGTCCAATGGATGTGTGCTTTATAACCATTAtgttacacaaaaattcagtctTTATCTACGAGCCAAAAATATTCTTACACAAAAGCTTTTACAAAGCGGATATAAAACTGCTTACATAGTATACAAAGCTCtactttaaattgttttaaataggAAAGCATTTCTAGTGCTACAGGCATCAAGGTATTTAAAAGGCATCAAAATTTGGTGCATAGCAACGCTGGATCACAGAGGCTTTTATTCTTGAAAGGAGCAAAGCAGCCCCAAAAGGACCCCACATGAGGCAAAATACCCCAGAGCCCAGGGACAAGAGGGCAGAAACAAGTCTGGTCATGTTTCTGGAACTTTACCTCAGAGGCTAACCCTCTCTTCTTCAAAGGAAGCTGTGGGATTCCACCACAGGCCCTGAAGCATAATCTTATATCCATACGGACACAAAACTTACTTTCAAAGAAAACttaagacacttagctccaagaCAGTCCAGAGTTATGTACTGGAGGATAGACTGTTCTCTAGCTTGTTTGAGGAAAGAAATctaaatgacaaaacaaaataacc is drawn from Perognathus longimembris pacificus isolate PPM17 chromosome 10, ASM2315922v1, whole genome shotgun sequence and contains these coding sequences:
- the Esrp2 gene encoding epithelial splicing regulatory protein 2 isoform X3, whose product is MTPPPPPPPPPPPPGPDPAVDSAADPYSGPGSLVVLFGATAGALGPDLGSDETDLILLVWQVVELRSRQVGTLHKSLVRAEATALSPQCREASGLSADSLAQAESLDKVLQQFSQLVSGDVAQLGGGPYVLCTDGQQLLRQVLHPEASRKNLVLPDIFFSFYDLRREFHMQHPSTCSARDLTVATMAQDLGLETDATEDDFGVWEVKTMVAVILHLLEGPNGHLFSKPEVVKQKYETGPCSKADVVDSETVVRARGLPWQSSDQDVARFFQGLNIARGGVALCLNAQGRRNGEALIRFVDSEQRDLALQRHKHHMGIRYIEEDQVILRLRGLPFSAGPTDVLGFLGPECPVTGGTEGLLFVRHPDGRPTGDAFALFACEELAQAALRKHKGMLGKRYIELFRSTAAEVQQVLNRYASSPLLPTLTAPLLPIPFPLAVGTGRDCVRLRGLPYTATIEDILIFLGDAAADIRPHGVHMVLNQQGRPSGDAFIQMTSAERALAAAQRCHKKVMKERYVEVVPCSTEEMSRVLMGGTLGRSGMSPPPCKLPCLSPPTYAAFQATPALIPTETAALYSSSALLPAARVPAAPTPVAYYPGPATQLYMNYTAYYPSPPVSPTTMGYLATPTAALASTPTSVLSQPGALVRMQGVPYTAGMKDLLSVFQAYQLAPDDYTTLMPVGDPPRTVLQTPKEWVCL
- the Esrp2 gene encoding epithelial splicing regulatory protein 2 isoform X1, which encodes MTPPPPPPPPPPPPGPDPAVDSAADPYSGPGSLVVLFGATAGALGPDLGSDETDLILLVWQVVELRSRQVGTLHKSLVRAEATALSPQCREASGLSADSLAQAESLDKVLQQFSQLVSGDVAQLGGGPYVLCTDGQQLLRQVLHPEASRKNLVLPDIFFSFYDLRREFHMQHPSTCSARDLTVATMAQDLGLETDATEDDFGVWEVKTMVAVILHLLEGPNGHLFSKPEVVKQKYETGPCSKADVVDSETVVRARGLPWQSSDQDVARFFQGLNIARGGVALCLNAQGRRNGEALIRFVDSEQRDLALQRHKHHMGIRYIEVYKATGEEFVKIAGGTSLEVARFLSQEDQVILRLRGLPFSAGPTDVLGFLGPECPVTGGTEGLLFVRHPDGRPTGDAFALFACEELAQAALRKHKGMLGKRYIELFRSTAAEVQQVLNRYASSPLLPTLTAPLLPIPFPLAVGTGRDCVRLRGLPYTATIEDILIFLGDAAADIRPHGVHMVLNQQGRPSGDAFIQMTSAERALAAAQRCHKKVMKERYVEVVPCSTEEMSRVLMGGTLGRSGMSPPPCKLPCLSPPTYAAFQATPALIPTETAALYSSSALLPAARVPAAPTPVAYYPGPATQLYMNYTAYYPSPPVSPTTMGYLATPTAALASTPTSVLSQPGALVRMQGVPYTAGMKDLLSVFQAYQLAPDDYTTLMPVGDPPRTVLQTPKEWVCL
- the Esrp2 gene encoding epithelial splicing regulatory protein 2 isoform X2, which gives rise to MTPPPPPPPPPPPPGPDPAVDSAADPYSGPGSLVVLFGATAGALGPDLGSDETDLILLVWQVVELRSRQVGTLHKSLVRAEATALSPQCREASGLSADSLAQAESLDKVLQQFSQLVSGDVAQLGGGPYVLCTDGQQLLRQVLHPEASRKNLVLPDIFFSFYDLRREFHMQHPSTCSARDLTVATMAQDLGLETDATEDDFGVWEVKTMVAVILHLLEGPNGHLFSKPEVVKQKYETGPCKADVVDSETVVRARGLPWQSSDQDVARFFQGLNIARGGVALCLNAQGRRNGEALIRFVDSEQRDLALQRHKHHMGIRYIEVYKATGEEFVKIAGGTSLEVARFLSQEDQVILRLRGLPFSAGPTDVLGFLGPECPVTGGTEGLLFVRHPDGRPTGDAFALFACEELAQAALRKHKGMLGKRYIELFRSTAAEVQQVLNRYASSPLLPTLTAPLLPIPFPLAVGTGRDCVRLRGLPYTATIEDILIFLGDAAADIRPHGVHMVLNQQGRPSGDAFIQMTSAERALAAAQRCHKKVMKERYVEVVPCSTEEMSRVLMGGTLGRSGMSPPPCKLPCLSPPTYAAFQATPALIPTETAALYSSSALLPAARVPAAPTPVAYYPGPATQLYMNYTAYYPSPPVSPTTMGYLATPTAALASTPTSVLSQPGALVRMQGVPYTAGMKDLLSVFQAYQLAPDDYTTLMPVGDPPRTVLQTPKEWVCL